TGGTCGACGTATCGCCGCGGCACTTCGGCCTGGAGCCCCGCAGCCTGCGGCGGGTCCTCGCCCGCGGCCGGACGCGGGCCGCGGTGGTGGCGCCGCTCTTCGGCGCGGTCCCCCCCCAGGACGAAGTACGGGAACTCCTCGCCGCGCGCGGCATACCGTGGGTGGAGGACGTCGCCCAGGCGTTCGGCTCGAGCCGGGCCGGCCGCCCCGCCGGTTCGACGGCGCCGCTGGCGGTGCTCTCCACCAACTTCGACAAACCCTTCACTACCGGGCGCGGCGGCGTTCTGGTGGTCAACGACGCCGCGTTGGTGCCGACGGCGGAGGAGTTAGTGGATTCGCTGCCGGCGCAGACGCGGGCGGAAGCCGAAACGGCGTTGAAAGGGCTCGTCATCTCGGATTACCTCTTCGACGCTGAGAGTTACGAGCCGTTCGTCTCGGTGGACCTGGGGTACCTGTACGCGGCCGCGGAGGGGGACGCGTACGACCTCGCCGACCTCGTCGCGAGGGGCGCAGCCGTCGCGGCGCGGCACGCCTCCGCCGCCAAGGAGAGGTTAATGCCGGCACGAAAGCCGCCGTTATCGCGCCGGTTGGTCCGGTGGTTCTTCCCCAGCTCCGCCGTCCCGCCGTTAGGCCCGGCGAAGCGGCTCGAGCCGTTGTTGGCCGCGTTGGGCTCG
This genomic interval from bacterium contains the following:
- a CDS encoding DegT/DnrJ/EryC1/StrS aminotransferase family protein, encoding MAREAVGYEEELRAYFGAAAVYPLSSGRGAIMLALRALGIGRGDDVAIPAFTCPAVADAVLTLGAIPHLVDVSPRHFGLEPRSLRRVLARGRTRAAVVAPLFGAVPPQDEVRELLAARGIPWVEDVAQAFGSSRAGRPAGSTAPLAVLSTNFDKPFTTGRGGVLVVNDAALVPTAEELVDSLPAQTRAEAETALKGLVISDYLFDAESYEPFVSVDLGYLYAAAEGDAYDLADLVARGAAVAARHASAAKERLMPARKPPLSRRLVRWFFPSSAVPPLGPAKRLEPLLAALGSRHLAAARADGSRRRRLAVLFDEAFAGSASARAPNWGAAGDEPWPIRYPLFLRDWARRPEVIKRLADAGYEAGPFIYPRPLSGMFPYYKLSRTTGRYLRGAWRAAAAVVNLPLHAGVGEEDVLRMAEAVCG